The genomic segment CCTACAGCTTGGGCAGCCTGATTGGACAGATTACGGAGTTGCGGTAATGCAGATGAAAAATCTTCAAAGGATTCCTGGGTAAAGCTGGAAAGTTTAGCTTTTACATTATTTCTGAGATTCGTATAACCTTCTGACTGGGCTTTACGATTCAATCCGCCATTGCTTTGCGCAGTGCCATTTCCATTCACAATGACCACATCTGCACTGATCCGAGGCAAACTGGCGGTCATAATCTGGCGAGGTGGACGGATTTTATAAAACAGTCGTTTGAAAATATTCGGACGTTTGTCATTTTCAGGCGTTGTTGGTGCAGGCAATTCGGATAAGGTCGCACCCGACTCATTTCTTTGCACGATGATCTGACTATCGGCCTGAATGGACTGCATAAGCTGATCAACATTCACAGGTGCCTGATTGATTTCAACCAGTTCCTGCTGACTCATGTCATTGACTACGGTTTCAGTTTGCGCTGATTGGCGATAGGCTTGCGCTTCGCGTTTCGCTTCTTCTGCGACCTTATAAATCTCATTGGCCATGCTCTGGTCAATCGTTTGCACCGGCAGGCTTTCTAAATCATCAAACTCAATTGGCTGAAATTCACCCAGAGACGTTCCCATATTCTGCTGCTCTTGCAGCATTTGCATACTATCTACGGTCGAAGTTTGAGGTTCTAAGGCTTCTTCAACTTTTTCTGTCGCTTCAGCTTCGGTCGTAGCTACCCCTTGTCGAACGGCTTCCTGGGATAACTCTTCGATCATTTCTGCCTGAGAGAGTGCTACCGGAGTTTCCGTCTGCTCGGTCTGTGCCATGCCCTGATGCGATAACATCATGAAAAATATACTCATACATAGCCTGGCTCGGCCATGATATGGTACGAGAGACCCCATACTACGATTCAGCATCGTTTGTTTAAATTTTCTCTTTGCGGGCATAGCAAACTCTAAACGAATACATTCTTTAATTGATTATTTGACCGAAAAAGATAAGCTAAAGAACTTAAATTATTGGGTTTTGCCTTTACATGGACGAAAGTATCTTACATGATTTTTCTCAATGTTTACGTATATCTCACATTTCTTAATAAATCTTAATGTAGCACGTCTTATATGAACAACAATGAACATTTGTTAGCGAGCCGCCGCTTTTTACCCATGTTCCTGACCCAGTTTTTTGGTGCACTGAATGATAATGTTTTTAAACAGGCATTATTACTGGTGATTACCTATGGCTGGATTCAGCAACAATCAGCCAGTATTAGCACCTTAAATAACCTTGCTGCACTATTGTTCATTTTGCCTTATTTTATTTTCTCTGCGACGGCAGGCCAGATTGCAGATAAATATGAACGTTCCCAGCTGATTCGCTATTTAAAGATTTTTGAAATTGTGATCATGATTCTGGGCACCATTGGCTTCCTGCTCGGTCATTTATGGATTCTTCTGTTTGCCCTGTTTTTAATGGGCACTCAATCCACTTTTTTCGGCCCGATTAAATATGCCATTTTGCCTGAAGTATTAAAACCGGATGAATTGATGTCAGGTAATGCACTATTCCAGTCAGGCACTTCATTAGCAATTTTATTCGGTATGATTCTGGGTGGTGCAGTCATTGCTGCTTCTACAGGCAATCTGATCTGGATCAGCCTGACGGTGTTAAGTATTGCCGTGGTTGGCTATCTCTCCAGTCGTTATATTCTGAAGCAGAGTATTCCAGCACCCGAAATCAATATTGACTGGAACTTTTTCCGGACCAGCTTTCAGACCATTAAATATGCTAAAAGTTTACCGCTGGTTTTTTTAATTCTGCTGGGTAACTCCTGGTACTGGTTTTATGGTGCGACTTATTTGACCCAGATTCCACAGCTTACTTTACAAAACCTGCATGCTTCTGAAAATGTCGCCAGTCTGCTTTTAACTTTTTTCTCTGTCGGAATCGGCTTAGGTTCTTATTTATGCCGTAGATTAGGCGGTACTGAGGTCAATATCAAAATGGTGCCGATTGGCGCCATTGGCCTTGTAGTCTTTGCCTTATATCTAGCCGCAAGTCTTGCCTTTGTACCGGAACGTACCGGTGCGTTACTTGGCCTAGCAGATGTATTCCAGCAAGGCTGGAGCTATTATCATGTGATGTTGGCGGTAACTTTACTGGGCATCAGTGGCGGTTTTTATATCGTGCCGCTGTATGCCATGATGCAAGCGCATTCTCCCCGCTCACATCGTGCACGTGTGGTTGCAGCAAATAACATCCTAAATGCCGTTTTCATGGTATCTTCTGCTATATTCTCGATTATTATTTTAAGCATTTTAGAGTTTGATCTTAAAATACTTTTCTGTATTACTGCAGTGTTGAGTGGTCTATTTACCTTATGGCTGCTCTATAGATTGAAACCGATGATCAAAACCGCAAAAGCCCCTTTGGAGGATTAATTCATGCGTCAATATACAGGTGTCGATAAGCTTATTCATTCTTTTGACCAGGCATTACGCAGTCTTGTTCCAGGAACAACTTCCTCACAACGGGAAAATCCAGCAAAACCGGTTGAAACCCAGCTTACCGTGAGTGATGCCCGTCATGTGGCTGGTTTAATGCGTGTGAATCATAGTGGTGAGGTTTGTGCCCAAGCGCTTTATCATGGACAGGCATTAACAGCGAAATTACCAAATG from the Acinetobacter sp. YWS30-1 genome contains:
- a CDS encoding MFS transporter, translated to MNNNEHLLASRRFLPMFLTQFFGALNDNVFKQALLLVITYGWIQQQSASISTLNNLAALLFILPYFIFSATAGQIADKYERSQLIRYLKIFEIVIMILGTIGFLLGHLWILLFALFLMGTQSTFFGPIKYAILPEVLKPDELMSGNALFQSGTSLAILFGMILGGAVIAASTGNLIWISLTVLSIAVVGYLSSRYILKQSIPAPEINIDWNFFRTSFQTIKYAKSLPLVFLILLGNSWYWFYGATYLTQIPQLTLQNLHASENVASLLLTFFSVGIGLGSYLCRRLGGTEVNIKMVPIGAIGLVVFALYLAASLAFVPERTGALLGLADVFQQGWSYYHVMLAVTLLGISGGFYIVPLYAMMQAHSPRSHRARVVAANNILNAVFMVSSAIFSIIILSILEFDLKILFCITAVLSGLFTLWLLYRLKPMIKTAKAPLED